A single genomic interval of Helianthus annuus cultivar XRQ/B chromosome 6, HanXRQr2.0-SUNRISE, whole genome shotgun sequence harbors:
- the LOC110863974 gene encoding blue copper protein 1a yields the protein MARKLWSIFIILIATTVAEEVKHTVHNINWSAGANAREKARDIRVGDTLIFRYKAGEHDLIEVDKDSYDKCIVPPSAKIFTTGKDALFVHTPGPKYFICGFPQHCKDRDMKLQIEVRDQSDPKLQIDDPNHRKLESTPGPTQPELIVFVVGDDKGWNENVDFEAWAKGKEFYMGDFLAFNYTVGKHNVLGVDEAAFNECTIPKDQNEALSSGKDQVRLLSMGKLGFISGIGKDCENGMKLLINVKCPHTRPKPPALQGGRKLVPSI from the exons ATGGCTAGAAAATTGTGGagcatcttcatcatcctcataGCAACCACAGTTGCTGAAGAGGTAAAACACACAGTGCATAATATTAATTGGAGTGCCGGTGCCAATGCTCGTGAAAAAGCGCGAGATATCAGAGTTGGTGACACACTTA TTTTCAGATATAAAGCTGGAGAACATGATTTGATTGAAGTCGATAAGGATAGCTATGACAAATGTATTGTGCCTCCGTCTGCTAAAATTTTCACTACTGGAAAGGATGCGCTATTCGTACATACCCCAGGACCAAAATATTTCATTTGTGGATTTCCACAACACTGCAAGGACCGTGATATGAAGCTTCAAATAGAGGTTCGCGATCAATCAGATCCGAAGCTTCAAATTGATGATCCCAACCACAGGAAACTAGAATCAACTCCAGGTCCAACACAACCGGAGTTGATTGTGTTCGTGGTTGGAGATGATAAAGGATGGAATGAAAATGTTGATTTCGAAGCTTGGGCCAAGGGGAAGGAATTTTATATGGGAGACTTTCTTG CGTTCAACTACACAGTAGGGAAACATAATGTATTAGGAGTAGACGAGGCGGCGTTTAACGAATGTACAATTCCTAAAGATCAAAATGAAGCTCTTTCTTCTGGAAAGGATCAGGTCCGCTTACTATCCATGGGAAAACTTGGGTTTATTAGCGGCATTGGAAAGGATTGTGAGAATGGCATGAAGCTTCTCATCAATGTCAAGTGCCCACACACCAGACCCAAGCCTCCTGCATTGCAAGGAGGAAGAAAACTAGTTCCATCAATTTAA